The following proteins come from a genomic window of Nicotiana tomentosiformis chromosome 12, ASM39032v3, whole genome shotgun sequence:
- the LOC138902242 gene encoding uncharacterized protein produces MVCKNGGIPKKGSSSRTKGYDCCHKCKKPGHFIKDCPLQKKDHYKHNKDKTAKRNLVPKRKFKRKNAADNIVKQALVSDFSIESEGDDEQGDTSMMAIESEAAEYDSMFALMAKSDEDEDDDDDNIKFLDVQRNLKFYSQKKLVYLANILIDIYHNLINDKNILTEELGEIEHERDDLLVVVVDLKETIEYLKNEKDVLTEKIEKEKHERDDLLVIIVDLKETLEELKWDNIAVNISVENCMNYSKGKEVACEAHLKVENELKKGAVKWNSQRWYMDSSCSKHMTRSIDDFLSLKALQCGSVSFGNAKKGYILGLEKIKKTLNHSIENVYYVNGLKYILLSVSQICDKGNKVEFLSKSCTITNIITSKVMMVAKRFKNIYVNDFESLNSRDLTCLSVVDDDVELWDKRLGHASFFLLNNLVKKDLVRVLPKSKFKDHKVCDACVKRKQVRSSFKPKKEVSTSRPLDILHTDQCRSMRMPNKGGKKYIFVIVDDYSRFTWTLFLKTKDETFPVFAAFVK; encoded by the exons ATGGTTTGCAAAAATGGAGGTATTCCGAAAAAGGGCAGCTCTAGCAGAACAAAAGGCTATGATTGTTGTCACAAATGCAAGAAGCCGGGACATTTCATCAAAGATTGTCCTCTCCAAAAGAAGGACCATTACAAGCACAACAAAGACAAGACGGCcaagaggaacctggttcccaAGAGGAAATTCAAGAGAAAAAATGCCGCTGATAATattgtgaaacaagctcttgtTTCAGATTTCTCTATTGAATCTGAGGGCGATGATGAACAAGGAGACACCTCCATGATGGCTATTGAAAGCGAAGCAGCAGAATATGACTCTATGTTTGCCCTGATGGCAAAATCTGATgaggatgaagatgatgatgacgATAATATAAAATttctagacgttcaaagaaatttgaagttttactCTCAAAAGAAGCTTGTATATTTAGCTAATATCTTGATTGATATTTACCATAACCTTATCAATGATAAAAACATTTTAACCGAAGAATTAGGAGAGatagagcatgagagagatgatttACTGGTCGTAGTTGTTGATTTAAAAGAAACCATTGagtatttaaaaaatgaaaaggatGTTCTAACTGAGAAAATTGAAAAGGAAAAACATGAAAGAGATGATTTGTTGGTAATCATTGTGGATCTAAAGGAaacattagaggaattaaaatgGGACAATATTGCTGTAAATATTTCAGTAGAAAATTGCATGAACTACTCAAAAGGAAAGGAAGTGGCGTGTGAGGCACACCTTAAGgttgaaaatgaactcaaaaag GGAGCAGTGAAATGGAACAGCCAAAGATGGTACATGGATAGCAGCTGCTCTAAACATATGACTAGAAGTATTGATGATTttctttcactcaaagccctgcaaTGTGGTAGTGTGTCCTTTGGCAATGccaaaaagggatacattctgggacttgaaaaaattaaaaagacaCTTAATCACTCAATTGAGAATGTGTATTATGTGAATGGCCTGAAATATATCCTGCTGAGTGTCTCTCAAATTTGtgacaaaggaaacaaagtggaGTTCTTATCAAAGTCTTGCACAATCACCAATATTATAACTAGTAAAGTGATGATGGTGGCAAAAAGATTCAAAAATATCTATGTTAATGACTTTGAGTCTCTAAACAGTAGGGATCTTACATGTTtgagtgttgttgatgatgatgttgaactGTGGGACAAAAGATTGGGACATGCAAGCTTTTTCTTGTTGAACAATCTAgtcaagaaggacctggttcgcgTGCTGCCAAAGTCAAAGTTCAAGGATCACAAGGTATGTGATGCATGTGTGAAAAGGAAGCAAGTCAGGTCCTCCTTCAAGCCAAAGAAGGAAGTAAGCACTTCAAGGCCACTGGATATTCTCCATACGGATCAGTGTAGATCTATGAGGATGCCCAACAAAGGAGGAAAAAAGTACATCTTTGTCATTGTAGATGACTACTCTAGATTCACATGGACTTTGTTCCTCAAaaccaaggatgaaacttttCCAGTTTTTGCTGCCTTTGTGAAGTAG
- the LOC138902243 gene encoding uncharacterized protein, with translation MLIDSGVPKIFWDEVVNTASYLINRCMIRSFLNKTPYELLNGRKPKLTYLRTFRCKCFVLNNDGEHSKVHGEVIDMINGKADLMSHVKESSEEDAAETPTDSEEHGPSITATEAENRVSDTMQGTPDAEKRSGTHTSMDTNNGSKIAEPDSSHHETQVSNWKHKCSHPLQNVITHLDSGTQTRSKTRSMFDFSAFLSQIEPKNIKKALKDADWIVSTQDELHQFERNSVWHLVR, from the exons ATGTTAATTGATAGTGGTGTACCAAAGATCTTTTGGGATGAGGTAGTGAACACTGCCTCCTATCTGAtaaacaggtgcatgatcaggtccttCCTAAACAAGACCCCATATGAATTGCTAAATGGGAGAAAACCCAAGCTGACTTACCTGAGAACATTTCGTTGCAAATGTTTTGTTCTCAATAATG aTGGAGAGCATTCAAAGGTTCATGGAGAAGTCATTGATATGATAAATGGGAAGGCAGATCTGATGAGTCATGTTAAAGAGTCTAGTGAAGAAGATGCAGCAGAAACTCCAACTGACTCAGAGGAACATGGTCCCTCCATTACAGCAACTGAAGCAGAAAATAGAGTTTCTGACACTATGCAAGGCACTCCTGATGCTGAGAAGAGAAGTGGAACTCACACTTCCATGGATACTAATAATGGATCCAAAATAGCGGAACCTGATTCTTCTCACCATGAGACTCAGGTGTCTAATTGGAAGCACAAATGCTCACACCCTCTCCAGAATGTAATCACCCATCTGGACTCAGGAACTCAGACTAGATCAAAGACAAGAAGCATGTTTGATTTCTCAGCCTTCCTGTCTCAAATTGAGCCTAAAAATATCAAGAAAGCATTAAAAGATGCTGACTGGATTGTTTCTACGCAAGATgaactccatcaatttgagaggaacagtGTGTGGCACCTGGTTCGCTGA
- the LOC138902244 gene encoding secreted RxLR effector protein 161-like: MESSKTIDTPISTATHLDMDEPGSPVNETMYRGIIGSLFYLTTIRLDIVFSVGLCARFQSSPNESHLKDGKRILRYLKGTQNLVLYYPLGDNFDVIGYADADYAGYLADRKSTSGMEYFLGSCLISWGIKKQNSVALSTVEAEYVAVASCCAQLLWIK, translated from the coding sequence ATGGAAAGTTCAAAGACTATTGATACTCCTATTTCCACAGCCACTCATCTAGACATGGACGAACCTGGTTCCCCTGTGAATGAAACCATGTATCGGGGCATCATTGGTTCACTCTTTTATCTTACAACCATAAGACTTGACATTGTGTTTAGTGTGGGGTTATGTGCTAGATTCCAATCAAGTCCAAATGAATCTCATCTGAAAGATGGTAAGAGAATTTtgaggtatctcaaaggaacaCAGAACCTGGTCCTCTATTATCCCTTAGGAGATAATTTTGACGTAATTGGGTATGCTGATGCGGATTATGCTGGTTATTTGGCGGACAGAAAGAGTACGTCTGGGATGGAATATTTTCTAGGGTCATGCTTGATTTCATGGGGTATAAAGAAACAAAACTCTGTAGCCCTCTCTACAGTAGAAGCTGAATATGTGGCAGTTGCTTCCTGTTGTGCCCAATTATTGTGGATCAAGTAA